In a single window of the Bradyrhizobium erythrophlei genome:
- a CDS encoding IlvD/Edd family dehydratase has protein sequence MNKPLTGVTRRKLRSSEWFNNPHNPGMTALYLERYLNYGLTRHELQAGKPIIGIAQTGNDLSPCNRHHLELAHRVREGIRAAGGIAMEFPMHPIQETGKRPTAALDRNLAYLGLVEILFGYPLDGVVLTTGCDKTTPACLMAAATVNLPAIVLSGGPMLNGWHNGERSGSGTVVWKARERLAAGEIDYEEFMNIVASSAPSVGHCNTMGTASTMNSLAEALGMSLPGCAAIPAPYRERGQIAYETGTRIVGMVWEDLKPSDILTRKAFENCIVVNSAIGGSTNAPIHINALARHIGVELDIDDWQKYGHEIPLLVNMQPAGFYLGEEYHRAGGVPSVVRELMAHQRIHEDAMTVNGHTMGENCRDAPKPDGDVIRSYDKPLVKDAGFLVLRGNLFDSAIMKTSVISREFRDRYLITPGDPNAFEGRAIVFEGPEDYHKRIDDASLDIDEHCILFVRGTGPIGYPGGAEVVNMQPPAALIKRGILSLPCIGDGRQSGTSGSPSILNATPEAAADGGLAILKTGDKVRIDLNKGSANILISDEELKRRRAELKAKGGFPYPANQTPWQELYRSTVGQQATGACMEFATRYHDIAGTVGVARDNH, from the coding sequence ATGAACAAGCCGCTTACCGGCGTCACCAGGCGCAAACTCCGTTCCAGCGAGTGGTTCAACAACCCTCACAACCCCGGGATGACCGCGCTTTATCTCGAGCGCTACCTCAACTACGGCCTGACCCGGCACGAACTGCAGGCCGGCAAGCCGATCATCGGCATCGCGCAGACCGGCAACGACCTTTCGCCGTGCAACCGCCATCACCTCGAACTGGCGCATCGGGTCCGGGAAGGCATCCGTGCCGCCGGCGGCATCGCGATGGAATTTCCGATGCATCCGATCCAGGAGACCGGCAAACGCCCGACCGCCGCGCTCGATCGCAATCTCGCCTATCTCGGCCTGGTCGAAATACTGTTCGGCTATCCCCTGGACGGCGTGGTGCTGACCACCGGCTGCGACAAGACTACGCCCGCCTGCCTGATGGCGGCGGCAACAGTCAATCTCCCGGCGATCGTATTGTCCGGCGGGCCGATGTTGAACGGATGGCACAATGGCGAGCGCTCCGGCTCCGGCACCGTGGTCTGGAAAGCGCGCGAGCGGCTGGCCGCCGGCGAGATCGACTACGAGGAGTTCATGAACATCGTGGCCTCGTCGGCGCCGTCGGTCGGCCACTGCAACACCATGGGCACCGCCTCCACAATGAATTCGCTGGCCGAGGCCTTGGGCATGTCACTGCCGGGTTGCGCCGCGATCCCCGCGCCCTACCGCGAGCGCGGCCAGATCGCCTACGAGACCGGCACTCGCATCGTCGGGATGGTCTGGGAAGATCTGAAACCGTCCGACATCCTGACGCGAAAGGCGTTCGAAAACTGCATCGTCGTCAATTCGGCGATCGGCGGCTCGACCAACGCGCCGATCCACATCAACGCGCTGGCCCGCCATATCGGCGTCGAACTCGATATCGACGACTGGCAGAAATACGGCCACGAGATTCCGCTGCTGGTGAACATGCAGCCGGCCGGCTTTTATCTCGGTGAGGAATATCACCGCGCCGGCGGCGTGCCGTCCGTGGTGCGCGAATTGATGGCGCACCAGCGTATCCACGAAGACGCCATGACCGTCAACGGTCACACCATGGGCGAGAACTGCCGCGATGCGCCGAAACCCGACGGCGACGTGATCCGGAGTTACGACAAGCCACTGGTGAAAGACGCCGGTTTCCTTGTCTTGCGCGGCAACCTGTTCGATTCCGCGATCATGAAGACCAGCGTGATCTCCCGGGAGTTCCGCGATCGCTATCTGATCACTCCCGGCGATCCGAACGCGTTCGAGGGCCGCGCCATCGTGTTCGAGGGCCCGGAGGATTATCACAAGCGGATCGACGATGCCTCGCTCGATATCGACGAGCACTGCATCCTGTTCGTGCGCGGCACCGGACCGATCGGCTATCCGGGCGGCGCCGAGGTCGTGAACATGCAGCCGCCGGCGGCGCTGATCAAACGCGGCATCCTGTCCCTGCCTTGCATCGGCGACGGCCGGCAGTCCGGCACCTCAGGCTCGCCGTCGATCCTCAACGCCACGCCGGAAGCCGCGGCCGACGGCGGGCTCGCCATCCTCAAGACCGGCGACAAGGTTCGCATCGATCTGAATAAAGGCAGCGCCAACATCCTGATTTCCGATGAGGAGCTGAAGCGGCGGCGCGCCGAACTGAAAGCCAAGGGCGGCTTCCCCTATCCGGCCAACCAGACGCCGTGGCAGGAACTCTACCGCTCCACCGTCGGCCAGCAGGCCACCGGCGCCTGCATGGAGTTCGCCACCCGCTATCACGACATCGCCGGCACGGTCGGCGTGGCCAGGGATAATCATTAG
- a CDS encoding ABC transporter ATP-binding protein: MSSVQIRDVRKSFGGFEVLHGVSIPIEDGAFVVLVGPSGCGKSTLLRMLAGLENITSGTISIGDRVVNNVQPKERDIAMVFQNYALYPHMTVADNMGFSLKLRGASAGEISKGVARAAEILDLTPLLDRYPRQLSGGQRQRVAMGRAIVRDPQVFLFDEPLSNLDAKLRVAMRTEIKELHQRLKTTTVYVTHDQIEAMTMADKIVVMHDGVVEQIGTPLELYDRPDNQFVAGFIGSPAMNFLKGKVKLNGSAGFEGPNGVKLPLASAPANSDGRPAVYGVRPEHFTIADDGAEAEIVVVEPTGSETQVFAKLGGEQVVAVFRERHQFNPGDKVRLKPDPALVHLFDGTTGKRL, translated from the coding sequence ATGTCGTCGGTGCAGATTCGCGACGTGCGAAAATCGTTTGGCGGCTTTGAAGTGCTGCACGGCGTATCGATCCCGATCGAGGACGGCGCCTTCGTCGTCCTGGTCGGCCCCTCCGGCTGCGGCAAATCGACCTTGCTGCGGATGCTGGCCGGGCTCGAAAACATCACTTCCGGGACGATTTCGATCGGCGACCGCGTCGTCAACAACGTCCAGCCCAAAGAACGCGACATCGCGATGGTGTTCCAGAATTATGCGCTCTATCCGCATATGACGGTCGCCGACAATATGGGATTTTCGCTGAAGCTGCGCGGCGCCAGCGCGGGCGAAATCAGCAAGGGGGTCGCGCGAGCGGCGGAAATCCTCGATTTGACGCCGCTGCTCGATCGTTATCCCCGGCAATTGTCCGGCGGACAGCGCCAGCGTGTGGCGATGGGTCGCGCCATCGTGCGCGATCCGCAGGTGTTCCTGTTCGACGAGCCGCTGTCGAACCTCGACGCCAAGCTGCGCGTGGCGATGCGCACCGAAATCAAGGAACTGCACCAGCGGCTGAAGACCACCACGGTCTACGTCACCCACGACCAGATCGAGGCCATGACCATGGCCGACAAGATCGTGGTGATGCATGACGGCGTCGTGGAGCAGATCGGCACGCCGCTGGAACTGTATGACCGGCCGGACAACCAGTTCGTCGCCGGCTTCATCGGCTCGCCCGCGATGAATTTCCTCAAAGGCAAGGTCAAGCTGAACGGCAGCGCAGGCTTCGAGGGCCCCAACGGCGTCAAGCTGCCGCTGGCTTCGGCGCCCGCCAATTCCGACGGCCGGCCCGCGGTGTACGGCGTCCGCCCCGAGCACTTCACCATCGCCGATGACGGCGCCGAAGCCGAGATCGTGGTGGTGGAACCGACGGGATCGGAAACCCAGGTCTTTGCGAAACTCGGCGGCGAGCAGGTCGTCGCCGTGTTCCGCGAACGCCATCAATTCAATCCAGGCGACAAGGTCCGGCTCAAGCCGGATCCCGCGCTGGTGCATCTGTTCGACGGAACGACGGGCAAGCGACTATAG
- a CDS encoding ABC transporter substrate-binding protein, with product MTDFIPDRRSLLKGGATMLAAAATMSSEQLLGYAKAWAQTAQWKPEAGAKINLLRWKRFVEAEDVAFMKIVDAFQKATGVTINVSNESYDDIQPKASVAANTGQGLDMVWGLYSLPFLFPSKCTDMTDVAEYLGKKDGGWAPSGEAYGKLDGKWIGVPVAATGGLVNYRVAAAEKAGHKEFPKDLAGFADLVKGMNKNGTPAGMALGHASGDANGWLHWALWAHGGNLIDKDNKVIVNSPETAKALEYVKGLYDNFVPGTASWNDSSNNKAFLAGQLHLTVNGISIYVTAKTENPQIAADMNHAHLPAGVDGKTRELHLGFPILVFNFTKYPQACKAFTAFMMEPEQFNPWVEAAQGYLSPFQIGFNKNPIWTADPKNTPYRNVAETAQTPAGIGKMGENAAAAIADFVVVDMFANYCTGREDVKTAMASAERSAKRIFR from the coding sequence ATGACTGATTTTATACCGGACCGGCGGTCTTTGCTCAAAGGCGGCGCCACCATGCTGGCTGCTGCGGCAACCATGTCGAGCGAACAACTGCTGGGCTACGCGAAGGCGTGGGCGCAGACCGCGCAGTGGAAGCCGGAAGCGGGAGCCAAGATCAACCTTTTGCGCTGGAAGCGCTTCGTGGAAGCCGAAGACGTCGCCTTCATGAAGATCGTCGATGCCTTCCAGAAGGCAACCGGCGTGACCATCAACGTGTCAAACGAATCCTATGACGATATCCAGCCCAAGGCGTCGGTCGCTGCCAACACCGGGCAGGGCCTCGACATGGTCTGGGGTCTTTATTCCCTGCCGTTCCTGTTCCCCAGCAAATGCACCGACATGACCGACGTCGCCGAATACCTCGGCAAGAAAGACGGCGGCTGGGCGCCCTCGGGCGAAGCCTACGGCAAGCTGGACGGCAAATGGATCGGCGTTCCCGTCGCGGCCACCGGCGGCCTCGTGAACTACCGCGTCGCGGCGGCCGAAAAGGCCGGCCACAAGGAATTCCCGAAAGACCTCGCCGGCTTTGCCGATCTGGTCAAGGGCATGAACAAGAACGGCACGCCCGCCGGCATGGCACTCGGCCACGCCTCGGGCGACGCCAATGGCTGGCTACACTGGGCGCTGTGGGCGCATGGCGGCAACTTGATCGACAAGGACAACAAGGTCATCGTCAACTCGCCGGAGACCGCGAAGGCGCTGGAGTACGTCAAGGGCCTCTACGACAACTTCGTGCCGGGCACCGCGTCCTGGAACGACAGCTCCAACAACAAGGCGTTCCTGGCGGGCCAGCTTCATCTGACGGTCAACGGCATTTCGATCTATGTCACGGCAAAGACAGAAAATCCGCAGATCGCCGCGGATATGAATCACGCCCATCTGCCGGCCGGCGTGGACGGCAAGACCCGCGAACTGCATCTCGGCTTCCCGATCCTGGTCTTCAACTTCACGAAATATCCGCAGGCCTGCAAAGCCTTCACCGCGTTCATGATGGAGCCCGAGCAGTTCAATCCCTGGGTCGAAGCCGCCCAAGGTTACCTTTCTCCGTTCCAGATCGGCTTCAACAAGAACCCGATCTGGACCGCGGATCCCAAGAACACGCCCTACCGCAACGTGGCCGAGACCGCGCAGACACCGGCGGGCATCGGCAAGATGGGTGAGAACGCCGCTGCCGCGATCGCCGACTTCGTCGTTGTCGACATGTTCGCCAACTACTGTACCGGACGCGAGGACGTGAAGACGGCGATGGCGTCGGCAGAACGTTCCGCCAAGCGCATCTTCCGATAG
- a CDS encoding carbohydrate ABC transporter permease — protein sequence MTTVQTLMPVPAAGVDTPSLWIRLRTNRNWIALWFMLPAAAFLILFLAYPLFLGVWMSFTDERIGRTGVFIGLENYQWLWDDSIFWLSVFNTLLYTIVASAIKFAVGLYLALLLNRHMPFKALIRSVVLIPFIVPTVLSAIAFWWIYDSQFSIISWSLIRLGLIDHNIDFLGDGNLARGSVIFANIWRGVPFVAITLLAGLQTVSPSLYEAATLDGATNWQRFRFITYPLLTPIIAVVMTFSVLFTFTDFQLVWALTRGGPVNATHLMATLSYQRGIISGRLGEGAAIATAMIPFLAAAIAISWFGMQRRKWQQGSNND from the coding sequence ATGACTACCGTCCAGACATTGATGCCTGTACCGGCAGCGGGCGTTGATACGCCGTCGCTTTGGATACGGCTGCGAACCAACCGCAACTGGATAGCGCTGTGGTTCATGCTGCCCGCGGCGGCGTTCCTGATCCTGTTCCTGGCCTATCCCTTGTTCCTTGGCGTCTGGATGAGCTTCACCGATGAACGTATCGGCCGTACCGGCGTTTTCATCGGCCTCGAGAATTACCAATGGCTGTGGGATGATTCCATCTTCTGGCTCTCGGTGTTCAATACGCTGCTCTATACGATCGTCGCGAGCGCCATCAAATTCGCGGTCGGCCTCTATCTCGCATTGCTGTTGAACCGGCACATGCCGTTCAAGGCGCTGATCCGCTCCGTCGTCCTGATCCCGTTCATCGTGCCGACCGTGCTCTCGGCGATCGCGTTCTGGTGGATCTACGACTCCCAGTTTTCAATTATTTCCTGGTCGCTGATCAGGCTCGGCCTGATCGACCACAACATCGATTTCCTCGGCGATGGCAATTTGGCGCGGGGCAGCGTGATCTTCGCCAATATCTGGCGCGGCGTTCCCTTTGTCGCGATCACGCTATTGGCCGGCCTGCAGACCGTGTCGCCCTCGCTGTACGAGGCGGCGACGCTGGATGGCGCCACCAACTGGCAACGCTTCCGCTTCATCACCTATCCGCTGCTGACGCCGATCATCGCGGTTGTCATGACCTTCTCGGTGCTGTTCACCTTCACGGACTTCCAGCTGGTCTGGGCCCTGACGCGCGGCGGACCGGTGAATGCCACGCATTTGATGGCCACCTTGAGTTATCAGCGCGGCATCATCAGCGGCCGGCTGGGCGAGGGGGCCGCGATTGCGACCGCCATGATCCCATTCCTGGCGGCCGCTATCGCGATTTCCTGGTTCGGCATGCAGCGCCGGAAATGGCAGCAAGGATCGAACAATGACTGA
- a CDS encoding carbohydrate ABC transporter permease, with translation MTDSALPSKAPLSAQTDDSEGMSFLESLPRRVVTLYLPLFVILVVLLFPFYWMALTSIKPDEQLIDMDKFNPFWVIHPTFKHISKLLFETQYPRWLWNTMYVAVGATTLSIIASVLAAYAIVRLRFKGAEAVGVLIFFAYLVPPSILFIPLASVIQAYGLFDSPLSLILVYPTLLIPFSTWLLMGYFKTIPYELEECALIDGASRWQILTRIVVPLAIPGLISAFIFSFTLCWNEFIYALTFLQSTPNKTVPVAIVNEFVDGDIYKWGSLMAGALVGSLPLVILYAFFVEHYVSAMTGAVKE, from the coding sequence ATGACTGATTCCGCCCTGCCATCGAAAGCGCCCCTATCCGCGCAAACCGACGACAGCGAAGGCATGAGCTTCCTGGAGTCGTTGCCGCGCCGCGTGGTGACGCTTTACCTGCCGCTGTTCGTGATCCTGGTCGTGCTGTTGTTTCCGTTCTACTGGATGGCGCTGACGTCGATCAAACCGGACGAACAACTGATCGACATGGACAAGTTCAACCCGTTCTGGGTGATCCATCCGACCTTCAAGCATATCAGCAAGCTGTTGTTCGAGACCCAGTATCCGAGATGGCTCTGGAACACGATGTATGTGGCGGTGGGAGCGACCACGCTCTCGATCATCGCCAGCGTGCTGGCGGCCTATGCCATCGTACGCCTGCGATTCAAGGGCGCGGAAGCGGTCGGCGTGCTGATCTTCTTTGCCTATCTGGTGCCGCCGTCGATCCTGTTCATTCCGCTCGCGTCCGTCATTCAGGCCTATGGCCTGTTCGATTCGCCGCTGTCGCTGATCCTGGTCTACCCGACGCTGCTGATTCCGTTCTCGACCTGGCTGCTGATGGGATATTTCAAGACCATTCCTTATGAGCTGGAGGAATGCGCATTGATCGACGGCGCATCGCGCTGGCAGATCCTCACGCGGATCGTGGTACCGCTGGCGATTCCGGGCCTGATCTCGGCCTTCATCTTCTCCTTCACGCTGTGCTGGAACGAGTTCATCTACGCGCTCACCTTCCTGCAATCGACGCCGAACAAAACGGTTCCGGTGGCGATCGTGAATGAATTCGTGGACGGCGATATCTACAAGTGGGGATCGCTGATGGCCGGCGCGCTGGTCGGCTCGCTGCCGCTGGTCATCCTTTACGCGTTCTTTGTCGAGCATTACGTATCGGCGATGACCGGTGCCGTGAAGGAGTAG
- the denD gene encoding D-erythronate dehydrogenase, which produces MHILVLGAAGMVGRKLTDRLLRDGRLGKTDINRMTLQDVVAPAERPNPGFPVEVVTCDFAVPGAAEKLVADRPDVIFHLAAIVSGEAELDFDKGYRINLDGTRMLLDAIRLIGGGYKPRVVFTSSIAVFGAPFPDAIGDEFFHTPLLSYGTQKAIDELLLADYSRRGFMDGVGIRLPTICIRPGLPNKAASGFFSNILREPLAGKEVVLPVSEDVRHWHATPRSAVGFLLHAATIDSAVVGPRRNLTMPGLSATVGEQIAALKRVAGDKVAARIKREPDPFIMGIVSGWPRNFAPKRALELGFTTAEKTFDDIIRIHIEDELGGKFAA; this is translated from the coding sequence TTGCATATTCTGGTTCTCGGCGCCGCCGGCATGGTCGGGCGCAAATTGACCGATCGGCTGCTGCGCGACGGGCGTCTCGGCAAGACCGACATCAACCGCATGACGCTGCAGGACGTGGTTGCTCCGGCGGAGCGTCCGAATCCCGGATTTCCGGTCGAGGTCGTGACCTGCGATTTTGCGGTGCCGGGCGCCGCCGAAAAGCTGGTCGCGGACCGCCCTGACGTGATCTTCCATCTGGCGGCGATCGTCTCCGGCGAGGCCGAACTCGATTTCGACAAGGGCTATCGCATCAATCTCGACGGCACCCGGATGCTGCTCGATGCGATCCGCCTCATCGGCGGCGGCTACAAGCCGCGCGTGGTGTTCACCTCATCGATCGCGGTGTTCGGCGCGCCGTTTCCGGACGCGATCGGCGACGAGTTCTTCCACACTCCGCTCTTGAGTTACGGCACCCAGAAGGCGATCGACGAACTGCTGCTGGCGGATTATTCGCGCCGCGGCTTCATGGACGGCGTCGGCATCCGCCTGCCGACCATCTGCATCCGTCCCGGCCTGCCCAACAAGGCGGCATCGGGCTTCTTCTCCAACATCCTGCGCGAACCGCTGGCCGGCAAGGAAGTGGTGCTGCCGGTATCCGAGGATGTCCGGCACTGGCACGCCACCCCGCGTTCGGCGGTCGGTTTCCTCTTGCACGCCGCAACCATCGATAGCGCGGTCGTCGGCCCGCGCCGCAACCTCACCATGCCCGGGCTTTCGGCGACCGTCGGCGAACAGATCGCCGCGCTGAAGCGGGTAGCCGGTGACAAGGTGGCGGCGCGGATCAAGCGCGAGCCTGATCCGTTCATCATGGGCATTGTCAGCGGCTGGCCGCGCAATTTCGCACCGAAGCGGGCGCTGGAACTCGGCTTCACGACCGCCGAAAAGACCTTCGACGACATCATCCGGATTCACATCGAGGACGAATTGGGTGGTAAGTTCGCCGCCTGA
- a CDS encoding acetyl-CoA acetyltransferase produces MTASIVGWAHTPFGKFDNETVESLVVKVATDALADAGISAADVDEIVLGHFNAGFSPQDFTASLVLQADPQLRFKPATRVENACATGSAAVHQGIRAIASGAAKIVLVVGVEQMTRTPAAEIGRNLLKASYLPEDGDTPGGFAGVFGKIAQDYFQKYGDQSDALAMIAAKNHKNGVANPYAQMRKDFGYEFCRSESEKNPFVAGPLKRTDCSLVSDGAAALVLMDAEAAKSMGKAVNIRATAHAQDFLPMSKRDILQFEGCTVAWQRALQSAGVQLSDLSFVETHDCFTVAELIEYEAMGLTPRGQGARAIKEGWTQKDGKLPINPSGGLKSKGHPIGATGVSMHVMTAMQLVGQAPEGMQIKNAKLAGIFNMGGAAVANYVSVLEPAK; encoded by the coding sequence ATGACAGCCAGCATCGTCGGATGGGCGCATACGCCGTTCGGCAAGTTCGATAACGAAACCGTCGAAAGCCTCGTGGTCAAGGTCGCGACCGACGCGCTCGCCGACGCCGGCATTTCCGCTGCTGACGTCGACGAAATCGTGCTCGGGCATTTCAACGCCGGCTTCTCGCCGCAGGATTTTACCGCGTCGCTGGTGCTGCAGGCCGATCCGCAATTGCGCTTCAAGCCGGCGACCCGGGTCGAGAATGCCTGCGCCACCGGATCGGCGGCGGTGCACCAGGGCATCCGCGCGATTGCGTCGGGTGCTGCGAAGATTGTGCTCGTGGTCGGCGTCGAGCAGATGACGCGCACGCCCGCGGCCGAGATCGGCAGGAACCTGCTGAAGGCGTCGTATCTGCCTGAGGACGGCGACACCCCCGGCGGTTTCGCCGGCGTGTTCGGCAAGATCGCGCAAGACTATTTCCAGAAATACGGCGACCAGTCCGATGCGCTGGCGATGATCGCCGCCAAGAACCACAAGAACGGCGTCGCCAATCCCTATGCGCAGATGCGCAAGGATTTCGGTTACGAGTTCTGCCGTTCCGAGAGCGAGAAGAATCCGTTCGTGGCGGGGCCGCTGAAGCGCACCGATTGCTCGCTGGTATCGGACGGCGCCGCAGCACTTGTGCTGATGGATGCCGAAGCCGCCAAGTCGATGGGCAAGGCGGTCAACATCCGGGCCACCGCGCATGCCCAGGATTTCCTGCCGATGTCGAAGCGCGACATTTTGCAGTTCGAAGGCTGCACCGTGGCATGGCAGCGCGCGCTCCAGTCGGCCGGCGTGCAGCTTTCCGATCTCTCGTTTGTGGAGACCCACGACTGCTTCACCGTCGCCGAACTGATCGAATACGAGGCGATGGGGCTGACGCCCCGAGGGCAGGGCGCCCGCGCGATCAAAGAAGGCTGGACCCAGAAGGACGGCAAGCTGCCGATCAATCCGTCCGGCGGATTGAAGTCCAAAGGGCACCCGATCGGCGCCACCGGCGTCTCCATGCATGTGATGACGGCGATGCAGCTGGTGGGTCAGGCGCCCGAGGGCATGCAGATCAAGAATGCAAAACTCGCGGGCATCTTCAACATGGGCGGTGCGGCGGTCGCGAATTACGTCTCGGTGCTGGAGCCCGCGAAGTAG
- a CDS encoding CaiB/BaiF CoA transferase family protein codes for MGPLEGVKVIDMTTVLMGPYATQMFGDYGADVIKVETLDGDVTRLIGPTRHPGMGPVFLNTNRSKRSICLDLKNPAGRDVVLRLIASADVLVYNVRPQAMARLQLGYDVVSKINPRLIYAGVFGFGQDGPYATKPAYDDLIQGATALPALMAQTGDGVPRYVPNALVDRIVGLTAVGAICASLVHRDRTGRGQRVDIPMFETMASFVMGDHLGGLTYEPPLDKGGYARHLSRDRRPYKTSDGYICVIVYNDKQWENFFKATGRDDLRNDPKFATFAGRAVNIDTVYAELARIFETRTTAEWTELLNKADVPVMPMHDLESMLQDPHLIATDFFPVVNHPTEGPIRNMKVAATWSETPVEPERLAPRLGENGVEILQQAGFSADEIAALVRDGVTRAADTPRD; via the coding sequence ATGGGACCGCTGGAGGGCGTCAAGGTCATCGACATGACGACCGTGCTGATGGGGCCCTATGCCACCCAGATGTTCGGCGACTACGGCGCCGACGTCATCAAGGTCGAAACGCTTGACGGCGACGTGACGCGGCTGATCGGGCCGACCCGTCATCCCGGCATGGGTCCCGTGTTCCTCAACACCAACCGCAGCAAGCGCTCGATCTGCCTCGATCTGAAAAACCCTGCCGGGCGCGACGTGGTGCTGCGGCTGATCGCATCGGCCGATGTGCTGGTCTACAACGTGCGGCCGCAGGCGATGGCGCGGCTGCAACTCGGCTACGACGTGGTCTCGAAAATCAATCCGCGTTTGATCTATGCCGGGGTATTTGGTTTTGGTCAGGACGGACCTTACGCGACAAAACCCGCCTATGACGACCTGATCCAGGGCGCGACCGCGCTTCCGGCGCTGATGGCGCAGACCGGCGACGGCGTGCCGCGCTATGTGCCGAATGCGCTGGTCGACCGCATCGTCGGGCTGACGGCGGTGGGCGCGATCTGCGCCAGCCTGGTGCATCGCGACCGCACGGGGCGCGGCCAGCGGGTGGATATCCCGATGTTCGAGACCATGGCGAGTTTTGTCATGGGGGACCATCTGGGTGGTCTGACCTACGAGCCGCCGCTCGACAAGGGCGGCTATGCGCGCCATCTGTCGCGCGACCGCCGGCCATACAAAACCTCTGACGGCTATATCTGCGTGATCGTCTACAACGACAAGCAGTGGGAGAACTTCTTCAAAGCCACCGGCCGCGACGATCTGCGCAACGATCCGAAATTCGCAACGTTTGCCGGGCGCGCGGTGAATATTGATACCGTCTATGCCGAACTGGCCCGCATCTTCGAGACCCGCACCACCGCGGAATGGACCGAACTGCTCAACAAGGCCGACGTGCCGGTCATGCCGATGCATGATCTCGAGAGCATGTTGCAGGACCCGCATTTGATCGCGACCGATTTCTTTCCGGTCGTGAATCATCCGACCGAAGGTCCGATCCGCAACATGAAGGTGGCGGCCACCTGGTCGGAGACACCGGTGGAGCCGGAGCGCCTGGCGCCGCGCCTCGGCGAGAACGGCGTGGAAATTTTGCAGCAAGCCGGCTTCTCCGCCGACGAAATTGCCGCATTGGTGCGCGATGGCGTCACCAGAGCCGCCGACACGCCACGGGATTGA
- a CDS encoding acyl-CoA dehydrogenase family protein encodes MDFALTANQESIRDAVAKICARFDDAYWLKKDKEGGFPADFHKALADAGWLGICIPEAYGGSGLGISDAAIMMRTIAESGAGMSGASAVHMNVFGLNPVVVFGNEEQCKRMLPPIVDGTRRACFAVTEPNTGLNTTQLKTRAVRSGDKYIVNGQKVWISTAQVAEKILLLARTTPLEDVKKPTHGLSLFYTDFDRSRIAVHEIEKMGRKAVDSNELFIENFEIPLEDRLGEEGRGFEYILHGMNPERILIAAEAVGLGKLALSRAAAYAKERNVFNRPIGKNQAIQHPLAKNWMELEAAWLMTLSAGWQYDQGQPCGPAANAAKYLAGEAGYQACEQAVMTHGGFGYAKEYHVERYLRESLIPRIAPISPQLILSFIAEKVLGLPKSY; translated from the coding sequence ATGGATTTTGCGCTGACCGCCAACCAGGAATCGATCCGCGACGCCGTTGCAAAAATCTGCGCGCGGTTCGACGATGCCTATTGGCTGAAGAAGGACAAGGAGGGTGGTTTCCCGGCCGATTTCCACAAGGCGCTGGCCGATGCCGGCTGGCTCGGCATCTGCATTCCCGAGGCCTATGGCGGCTCGGGCCTCGGCATATCAGATGCCGCCATCATGATGCGCACGATAGCGGAATCCGGCGCCGGCATGTCCGGCGCCTCCGCCGTCCACATGAATGTGTTCGGACTCAATCCCGTCGTGGTGTTCGGCAACGAAGAACAATGCAAGCGGATGTTGCCGCCGATCGTCGATGGCACGCGGAGGGCCTGCTTTGCGGTGACCGAGCCCAATACCGGCCTCAACACCACGCAACTGAAAACACGCGCGGTACGCAGCGGCGACAAATACATCGTCAATGGCCAGAAGGTCTGGATCTCCACCGCGCAGGTCGCCGAGAAGATTCTGCTGCTGGCACGCACCACGCCGCTGGAAGATGTGAAGAAACCGACCCACGGCTTGAGCCTGTTTTATACCGATTTCGACCGTAGCCGTATCGCCGTGCACGAGATCGAGAAGATGGGCCGCAAGGCCGTCGACTCCAACGAACTGTTCATCGAAAATTTTGAAATTCCGCTCGAAGACCGCCTCGGCGAGGAAGGCCGAGGTTTCGAATACATCCTGCATGGTATGAATCCGGAGCGGATCCTGATTGCCGCCGAAGCGGTCGGGCTCGGCAAGCTGGCGCTGTCTCGCGCCGCCGCCTACGCCAAAGAGCGCAACGTGTTCAACCGTCCGATCGGCAAGAACCAGGCGATCCAGCATCCGCTGGCGAAGAACTGGATGGAGCTCGAAGCCGCCTGGCTGATGACGCTGTCGGCCGGCTGGCAATACGATCAGGGCCAGCCGTGCGGCCCGGCGGCGAATGCCGCGAAATATCTCGCCGGCGAGGCGGGGTATCAGGCCTGTGAGCAGGCCGTCATGACGCACGGCGGCTTCGGCTACGCCAAGGAGTATCATGTCGAGCGATACCTGCGGGAATCCCTGATTCCGCGCATCGCCCCGATCAGCCCGCAGCTCATTCTCAGTTTTATCGCCGAGAAGGTGCTGGGCCTGCCGAAGTCGTATTGA